Proteins from a genomic interval of Colletotrichum higginsianum IMI 349063 chromosome 6, whole genome shotgun sequence:
- a CDS encoding Thioesterase superfamily protein — translation MASYAELKKRRREDYRYILNYRTRWADNDMYQHMNNSVYNFLYDSVVNTYLIEHCNLSPAGSEQHGVVVHSHSDYFASVSFPAVVELALRVNKLGRSSATYEIALFEKGIDQVKAVGEFVHVFVETSTGRPTTSGMADEMRRGLERILVAEARENKL, via the exons ATGGCAAGCTATGCGGAGTTAAAGAAGCGTCGGAGGGAGGACTATCGCTACATCTTGAACTATCGGACGCGATG GGCCGACAATGATATGTACCAGCACATGAACAATAGCGTTTATAACTTTCT ATACGATTCGGTTGTCAACACCTACCTGATTGAGCACTGCAACCTTTCGCCCGCGGGGTCTGAGCAACACGGTGTGGTGGTACACTCGCACAGCGACTACTTTGCTTCCGTCTCCTTTCCCGCGGTTGTCGAGCTGGCCCTAAGAGTGAACAAGCTGGGAAGGTCGAGTGCGACATACGAGATTGCCCTCTTTGAGAAGGGGATCGACCAAGTGAAGGCGGTCGGGGAGTTCGTCCATGTCTTTGTAGAGACATCTACCGGTCGCCCAACCACATCCGGCATGGCCGACGAAATGCGGAGAGGGCTGGAGCGAATTCTGGTGGCGGAAGCCAGGGAAAACAAGCTCTGA
- a CDS encoding Pseudouridine synthase, which translates to MASDKVKLVSAPASLQTATFPAFVAKPSDMRPSEASETQSDVLTTPTGDMWPRPYYFEDGLRRVAPYHFTYHTWAKERWRGRKLVDIFEDEFRDRTLEYYRHAMETGAIVVNGKAVGPDHVVKNGDLVNHTIHRHEPPVTAEPIRVIHEDDEMIVVNKPSGVPVHPAGRYKYNSLIEIMKAERGEHFLPYPCHRLDRLTSGILFIGKTPQGAVKLTAQIRAHTVRKEYLARVAGKFPDGEVVCDQPILQISPRLGLNRVRANGKSARTVFKRLAYYPPETQNDSQPQQPKTPEQLAEEERRPWIKKEGYSIVRCLPLTGRTHQIRVHLQFVGHPIQNDPLYANQRVWGINLGCNDSDAVENTDEDIMSRLERMGKQDIADAVAYHDEMVDLYAKRRAEKLSGKNCEICDTPLYTDPGEHELSLWLHSLRYEDAGGAWGYTSPMPGWALPPDGMNGPTEVGGLEELVEAIKDGNPEVS; encoded by the coding sequence ATGGCTTCCGACAAGGTAAAGTTGGTCTCGGCACCGGCTTCGTTGCAAACTGCAACATTCCCGGCCTTTGTGGCTAAGCCGTCGGATATGCGACCCTCTGAAGCCTCTGAGACGCAGTCTGACGTGCTGACGACTCCCACTGGCGACATGTGGCCACGTCCTTACTATTTCGAGGACGGTCTGCGTAGAGTCGCCCCCTACCACTTCACCTATCACACCTGGGCCAAAGAGCGATGGCGTGGCCGGAAACTAGTCGATATATTTGAAGACGAGTTCAGGGACCGCACCCTTGAGTATTATCGCCACGCCATGGAAACCGGAGCCATAGTCGTCAACGGGAAGGCCGTCGGGCCGGACCATGTGGTCAAAAACGGGGACCTGGTGAACCATACCATCCATCGCCACGAGCCCCCAGTTACTGCAGAGCCCATTCGTGTTATccacgaagacgatgagATGATTGTCGTTAACAAGCCATCCGGCGTGCCTGTGCACCCTGCTGGCAGATACAAGTACAACTCACTCATCGAAATCATGAAAGCTGAGAGGGGCGAGCACTTCCTGCCGTACCCGTGCCATCGCCTGGATCGCCTAACAAGCGGTATTCTTTTCATCGGCAAGACGCCGCAGGGCGCCGTCAAGCTCACCGCGCAGATCAGGGCTCATACGGTGCGCAAGGAGTATTTAGCCCGCGTTGCTGGAAAGTTTCCCGATGGCGAAGTCGTCTGCGATCAGCCTATCCTCCAGATATCCCCGCGACTAGGACTCAACAGAGTACGGGCCAATGGAAAGTCCGCTCGTACCGTCTTCAAGCGTCTGGCCTATTACCCGCCGGAAACCCAGAATGActcgcagccgcagcagcccaAAACCCCAGAACAGCTTGCGGAAGAGGAGCGTCGGCCTTGGATTAAGAAGGAGGGCTACTCTATTGTTCGCTGCTTGCCTTTGACGGGCAGGACGCATCAGATTCGTGTGCACCTGCAATTTGTCGGGCACCCGATCCAGAACGACCCGCTGTACGCAAACCAGCGAGTCTGGGGCATCAACCTGGGATGCAACGACTCGGATGCAGTTGAAAACACGGACGAAGACATCATGTCGCGTCTGGAACGGATGGGTAAGCAGGACATTGCTGATGCGGTAGCATATCATGACGAGATGGTGGACCTGTACGCGAAGAGACGGGCCGAGAAGCTGTCAGGGAAAAACTGCGAAATCTGCGATACGCCGCTGTATACGGATCCCGGCGAGCATGAATTGTCACTTTGGCTTCACAGCCTCCGGTATGAAGACGCCGGAGGCGCATGGGGCTACACCAGCCCGATGCCCGGATGGGCGCTTCCTCCGGATGGCATGAACGGACCGACGGAGGTTGGTGGACTGGAGGAGTTAGTGGAGGCTATCAAAGACGGGAACCCTGAAGTGTCTTGA
- a CDS encoding BZIP transcription factor encodes MAHTAVANTRTRPVSSTVVTQQDKYAIDNMTRSASAEPTKPTKRKGTRSVSTLTPSQLARKRANDREAQRAIRARTKEHIERLERELEELKSERGRDQSQTVQELLRKNKALEEELFKLRESMGVPNGQSYPNSVYDDNLSSISGAVPSPRSSPFPSNGDYNVMQELGPSYVPMPDASESWGPGIPVSVPSTVSSPSSSANTDEYGAGYIPTSVPAPMMDARSIPAKMDYDDVDSGGWSPLHAVVGLQRNSETLTTQSLDAGYPHNHSMGTHVSSSVVSSSPAVVELISNSGVLSTTVGSLIRQPGTALWEIPTLIVPPTCRIDQLLVGFIQDCRRLAQLKPLDTLLRPARVNVKNFLEYHPASPTTEPPRCQLADLDRAASSTVTGPGVNHPIAELITALVNKGGVTNVIERLAVFAVIQRAVAWLVHPTREAYAAIMPELTPKPCQNSIPHPQWVDLVLWPPLRTTIIERQEVYANEEFQSVYSASLRLINWPCRPIDALVVDPQSGEMWLSDTFTAHAMRVENWRLNENFVRRYPELRGCVAVEGS; translated from the exons ATGGCCCATACTGCCGTTGCCAACACTCGAACAAGACCCGTCTCCTCCACCGTTGTTACACAACAAGACAAGTACGCCATCGACAACATGACACGATCAGCTTCCGCAGAGCCTACGAAGCCCACCAAGCGCAAGG GTACCAGAAGCGTTTCGACTTTGACGCCCTCCCAGCTGGCACGCAAGCGTGCCAATGACAGAGAAGCTCAGCGCGCTATCCGAGCCAGGACGAAGGAGCACATTGAGAGACTCGAGCgagagctcgaggagctcaagagCGAACGTGGCCGCGACCAAAGTCAGACCGTCCAGGAGCTTTTGCGCAAGAACAAGGCCCTTGAAGAGGAACTGTTCAAGCTCCGCGAGAGCATGGGCGTTCCCAATGGGCAGTCCTACCCAAACTCAG TATACGACGACAATCTCAGCTCAATCAGCGGTGCCGTCCCCAGCCCTCGATCTTCGCCCTTCCCTTCCAACGGCGACTACAACGTGATGCAAGAACTCGGCCCCTCCTACGTGCCCATGCCCGATGCATCAGAGTCATGGGGTCCCGGCATCCCCGTTTCCGTACCCTCCACCGTCTCAAGCCCGTCATCCTCTGCCAACACGGACGAGTACGGCGCTGGCTACATCCCCACGAGCGTCCCCGCGCCGATGATGGACGCTCGAAGCATCCCAGCCAAGATGGACTACGACGACGTTGATTCTGGTGGGTGGTCCCCTCTGCATGCGGTGGTTGGGTTGCAACGCAATTCTGAGACGCTAACCACTCAGTCCCTAGACGCTGGATACCCTCACAACCACTCAATGG GTACCCATGTCTCATCATCAGTCGTATCTTCATCACCAGCAGTCGTGGAACTCATATCCAACTCCGGTGTACTATCAACAACCGTCGGCTCACTGATCCGCCAGCCCGGCACCGCCCTCTGGGAGATTCCGACGCTCATCGTCCCGCCTACATGTCGGATCGACCAGCTCCTAGTCGGCTTCATCCAGGACTGCCGTCGACTGGCCCAACTGAAACCCCTCGACACGCTCCTGCGGCCTGCCAGGGTCAACGTGAAGAACTTCCTCGAGTACCACCCGGCCTCACCCACAACAGAACCTCCTCGGTGCCAGCTAGCCGACCTTGACCGAGCCGCCTCCTCCACGGTCACTGGGCCCGGGGTCAACCACCCCATCGCCGAGCTCATTACTGCCCTCGTCAACAAGGGGGGCGTTACAAACGTCATTGAGCGCCTCGCAGTCTTTGCCGTCATTCAAAGAGCCGTCGCCTGGCTGGTGCATCCAACGCGAGAAGCGTATGCGGCCATTATGCCGGAACTCACTCCAAAGCCTTGCCAAAACAGCATCCCGCATCCCCAATGGGTCGACCTTGTACTATGGCCTCCGCTGCGCACCACGATCATCGAGCGGCAGGAGGTGTACGCCAATGAAGAGTTCCAGTCCGTCTACTCGGCAAGCCTGAGACTCATCAACTGGCCGTGCCGACCCATTGACGCCCTGGTAGTAGACCCACAATCCGGGGAGATGTGGCTGAGCGACACGTTTACTGCCCACGCAATGCGCGTCGAAAACTGGCGCCTCAATGAGAACTTTGTTCGACGATACCCCGAACTTCGCGGCTGTGTTGCCGTCGAAGGATCCTGA